DNA from Rhodopirellula bahusiensis:
CGATGCGATTGAGTTCGATTTGCTTTCTGCTGAGCTTTGTCTCCGCGGGCAGCGTGGGTGGCGACCTCTTCAAAGCGGTCTTCCTGGCCAAACGTTCTCCGGGCAAACGCGTTGCCGCCGTCGCGTCGGTCGTCGTCGATCGAGGTGCGGGACTGTATGGGTTGCTGCTGCTGGTTTCCGGTGGGTTGCTGATTCATCAATCGCAGGACCCGTTTGAATTCAATGGGATCACGATTGATGACATCAAACTCATCACCATCGCGTTGCTCTCAGTGGGTTCCGCCATTCTGGCGACGCTCGTCTTCGGTGGCAAATTTGTCGACACGCTGCTCCAACGTGGCGAGAAGCTTCCGGTGGTCGGTTCACTGATCGAACATGTCGGTCCGCCCCTGCGGATGTTCCATCATCATCCATGGGCTTTTGCATCGTCTCTACTGATGAGCGTTGTCGTCCAGGGATTGCTCGTGATCAGCATGTATCTGATCGCGGTCTCCATGTACGACTTGCCACCAACCTTGGCCGAACACTTCGTCATCGTTCCCATCGGCATGCTGATGTCAGCCCTTCCGCTGACACCCGCCGGTGTTGGACTTTTAGAGGTGACCATCGAAACGCTGTATCACATCATTCCCGCGAAAACGACGGACGCATCAGGAACGCTGGTCGCGTTGGTATTTGAACTGGTCAAAGTCGT
Protein-coding regions in this window:
- a CDS encoding lysylphosphatidylglycerol synthase transmembrane domain-containing protein, producing the protein MPENFQRYAITLVKFAVPVAIIWFLLSRIEPTEWEDLAARSINTPLLVGALAVAICALLVSFVRWWVLVRCQGIPLSLMEAMRLSSICFLLSFVSAGSVGGDLFKAVFLAKRSPGKRVAAVASVVVDRGAGLYGLLLLVSGGLLIHQSQDPFEFNGITIDDIKLITIALLSVGSAILATLVFGGKFVDTLLQRGEKLPVVGSLIEHVGPPLRMFHHHPWAFASSLLMSVVVQGLLVISMYLIAVSMYDLPPTLAEHFVIVPIGMLMSALPLTPAGVGLLEVTIETLYHIIPAKTTDASGTLVALVFELVKVVMAIIGTIFYWTAGREVQESLEEANSSESGTGELTISEPTTGESDTEQATA